In Desulfarculaceae bacterium, the following are encoded in one genomic region:
- a CDS encoding sigma 54-interacting transcriptional regulator — protein sequence MTTPAQTAPSQGITELILDSITEGVFTVDPDMRILSFNQAAQNITGISADQAVGKKCREILRAGICGTGCPLRQSMATGEPGLEVDVEVTGADGRLIPVRIRTAVMRDGSGRVMGGVETFRDLSQVHHLLKRITEGYTFCDLKGKSEPMRALFRVLPEAARSGATVLIRGESGTGKELVARALHDLSPRHEGPFVAVNCAAIPEALMESELFGHVRGAFTGADRERQGRLAAAQGGTLFLDEVGDLPLGLQVKLLRALDSGEYSPLGSNQARKADARVVAATHRDLEGEMARGAFRQDLYYRLNVVELKLPPLRERREDIPLLADHFLERLAAERGEPVRRISPQAMARLMEYPWPGNVRELQNALEHALVLAQGRALEVRHLPAGLQSAASGGAGAAAPQLNLEQRERAAMEQALALNSGHRGRTAAALGISPTTLWRKMKRYGLLP from the coding sequence ATGACCACGCCCGCCCAGACCGCGCCCAGCCAGGGGATCACCGAGCTGATCCTGGACTCCATCACCGAGGGGGTCTTCACGGTTGACCCCGATATGCGCATCCTGAGCTTCAACCAGGCGGCCCAGAACATCACCGGCATCAGCGCCGATCAGGCCGTGGGCAAGAAGTGCCGCGAGATCTTGCGCGCGGGCATCTGCGGCACCGGCTGCCCTCTCAGGCAGTCCATGGCCACCGGCGAGCCGGGCCTGGAGGTGGACGTGGAGGTGACCGGGGCCGATGGCCGGCTGATCCCGGTGCGCATCCGCACGGCGGTTATGCGCGACGGCTCGGGCCGGGTCATGGGCGGGGTGGAGACCTTCCGCGACCTGAGCCAGGTGCATCATCTGCTCAAGCGCATCACCGAGGGCTACACCTTCTGCGACTTGAAGGGCAAGTCCGAGCCCATGCGCGCCCTGTTCCGGGTGTTGCCCGAGGCGGCCCGCTCCGGGGCCACGGTGCTCATCCGGGGCGAGAGCGGCACGGGCAAGGAGCTGGTGGCCCGCGCCCTGCACGATCTCTCCCCCCGCCACGAGGGGCCTTTCGTTGCCGTGAACTGCGCGGCCATCCCCGAGGCGCTCATGGAGAGCGAGCTCTTCGGCCACGTGCGGGGGGCCTTCACCGGGGCGGACCGCGAGCGCCAGGGCCGCCTGGCCGCCGCCCAGGGGGGCACCCTGTTCCTGGACGAGGTGGGCGATTTGCCCCTGGGCTTGCAGGTGAAGCTTCTCAGGGCCCTGGACAGCGGGGAGTATTCGCCCCTGGGCAGCAACCAGGCCCGCAAGGCCGACGCGCGGGTGGTGGCCGCCACCCACCGCGACCTGGAGGGCGAGATGGCCCGGGGGGCCTTTCGCCAGGACCTCTACTACCGCCTCAACGTGGTGGAGCTGAAGCTGCCGCCCCTGCGCGAGCGGCGCGAGGACATCCCCCTGTTGGCCGATCACTTTCTGGAGCGCCTGGCCGCCGAGCGGGGCGAGCCGGTGCGGCGCATCAGCCCCCAGGCCATGGCCCGGCTGATGGAGTATCCCTGGCCGGGCAACGTGCGCGAGCTGCAAAACGCCCTGGAGCACGCCCTGGTGCTGGCCCAGGGCCGGGCCCTGGAGGTGCGCCACCTCCCGGCGGGCCTGCAAAGCGCGGCCTCCGGGGGGGCGGGCGCGGCCGCGCCCCAGCTGAACCTGGAGCAGCGGGAGCGGGCGGCCATGGAGCAGGCCCTGGCCCTGAACAGCGGGCACCGGGGGCGCACCGCCGCGGCCCTGGGCATCTCGCCCACCACCCTGTGGCGCAAGATGAAGCGCTATGGCCTGTTGCCCTGA
- a CDS encoding TonB-dependent receptor plug domain-containing protein yields the protein MAGFMARLSALTVLCILIAVPSGPAWAQDKDKDEKKTHKSEMVVVSSPIIEGNQVNKLGSEITVVSEQQIDDMNAGDVPSALRRTPGVVISRHNPVGSFGGGAGGAVFVRGMGTGRPGQDIVTTIDGIPMVVGVWNHSVMDMLSIDNVQAIEVYKGAQPVLFGNNSFAVINLVPKYQKDDGFDGKFKLSGGSFNTLVEVAKTGGKVEGFDYYLVQSYRYSDGQRDHSGGSLQNYYGNIGYSFDDHLRFSLLVNHTSNWSDDPGPEGHPELSDGTFKTRDTVTIAKLDNKYDWGYGYIKGYWDDGHLDWQDQSDGSDTRTDYSNYGARARQTLTMWEGGALTLGLDLDYISGKVLIVRATGKQNGGQKETFRLTQPYAAISQEFKLGEFTFIPSGGLRYFNHSEFSDEVGYQAGAILRYKQSELHANFAHTYNYPGVYVVQQSNLFWHNTLWEDLKPEELNHFEIGVAHRFASWIKADLTYFRDQGSDRLVLVYGPPHWENIGDFDNQGVEATLTFDPMRDLSLFIGGTYMDRSPEDTPYAPQWSGSAGANWNFFPGFLISVDAMYVDNYYVSDTRYAGARNQVDGYLIFNAKLSYEFPLWGLDMKVFAAGENLTNQDYEYKPGYPMPGINGMLGVEFSF from the coding sequence ATGGCCGGCTTCATGGCGAGGCTGAGCGCCCTGACGGTGCTCTGTATATTGATCGCGGTCCCTAGCGGCCCGGCTTGGGCCCAGGACAAAGACAAGGACGAGAAAAAGACCCATAAGAGCGAGATGGTGGTGGTCTCCTCACCCATCATCGAGGGCAACCAGGTCAACAAACTGGGCAGCGAGATCACGGTGGTCAGCGAGCAGCAGATCGACGACATGAACGCGGGCGACGTGCCTTCGGCGCTGCGGCGCACCCCGGGCGTGGTGATCAGCCGCCACAACCCGGTGGGCTCCTTTGGCGGCGGCGCGGGCGGCGCGGTGTTCGTGCGCGGCATGGGCACCGGGCGGCCGGGCCAGGATATCGTCACCACCATCGACGGCATCCCCATGGTGGTGGGGGTGTGGAACCACTCGGTGATGGACATGCTCTCCATCGACAACGTGCAGGCCATCGAGGTGTACAAGGGCGCCCAGCCGGTGTTGTTCGGCAACAACTCCTTCGCGGTGATCAACCTGGTGCCCAAGTACCAGAAGGACGACGGCTTCGACGGCAAGTTCAAGCTTTCGGGCGGCTCCTTCAACACCCTGGTGGAGGTGGCCAAGACCGGCGGCAAGGTGGAGGGCTTCGACTACTACCTGGTGCAGAGTTACCGCTACAGCGACGGCCAGCGCGACCACTCCGGCGGCTCGCTGCAAAACTACTACGGCAACATCGGCTACAGCTTTGACGACCATCTGCGCTTCAGCCTGCTGGTAAACCACACCAGCAACTGGTCCGACGACCCCGGCCCCGAAGGCCATCCCGAGCTGAGCGACGGCACCTTCAAGACCCGCGACACCGTGACCATCGCCAAGCTGGACAACAAGTACGACTGGGGTTACGGCTATATCAAGGGCTATTGGGACGACGGCCATCTGGACTGGCAGGACCAGAGCGACGGCAGCGACACCCGCACCGATTACAGCAACTACGGGGCCCGGGCCCGCCAGACCCTGACCATGTGGGAGGGCGGGGCCCTCACCCTGGGCCTGGATTTGGACTACATCTCGGGCAAGGTGCTCATCGTCAGGGCCACAGGCAAGCAGAACGGCGGCCAAAAGGAGACCTTCCGCCTCACCCAGCCCTACGCGGCCATAAGCCAGGAGTTCAAGCTGGGCGAGTTCACCTTCATCCCCTCCGGCGGCCTGCGCTACTTCAACCACAGCGAGTTCAGCGACGAGGTCGGCTACCAGGCCGGGGCCATTCTGCGCTACAAGCAGAGCGAGCTGCACGCCAACTTCGCCCACACCTATAACTACCCCGGGGTCTACGTGGTGCAGCAGTCTAACCTGTTCTGGCACAACACCCTGTGGGAGGACCTCAAGCCCGAGGAGCTCAACCACTTCGAGATCGGCGTGGCCCACCGCTTCGCCTCCTGGATCAAGGCGGACCTCACCTACTTCCGCGACCAGGGCAGCGACCGCCTGGTGCTGGTCTATGGCCCGCCCCACTGGGAAAACATCGGCGACTTCGACAACCAGGGCGTGGAGGCCACCCTCACCTTCGACCCCATGCGCGACCTGTCGCTGTTCATCGGCGGCACCTACATGGACCGCAGCCCGGAGGACACCCCTTACGCGCCGCAGTGGAGCGGCTCGGCCGGGGCCAACTGGAACTTCTTCCCCGGCTTCCTGATCAGCGTGGACGCCATGTACGTGGACAACTACTACGTGAGCGACACCCGCTACGCCGGGGCGCGCAACCAGGTGGACGGCTACCTGATCTTCAACGCCAAGCTGAGCTACGAGTTCCCCCTGTGGGGCCTGGACATGAAGGTCTTTGCTGCGGGCGAAAACCTGACCAACCAGGACTACGAGTACAAGCCCGGCTACCCCATGCCGGGCATCAACGGGATGCTGGGCGTGGAGTTCAGCTTCTAA
- a CDS encoding ATP-binding protein — protein sequence MPEVLVISGKGGTGKTSLTGAFAQLATSKVICDLDVDAPDLHLLLHPEALEEHEFRSGNQAEIDPERCVACGLCAEKCRFDAIREVDGAFAVDPFKCEGCKLCVVLCPEQAVDFPQRYCGDWQISGTRLGPMVHAQLFPGEENSGRLVALLRGRARELADEQGLELILSDGPPGIGCPVISSLSGTDLAVIVTEPTPSGRHDLERVVELCTHFKVPAGVIVNKHDLNAEQTRAISDYCAQQGLEVLALLPYDPAMTEAMVKGLVITEYSDNGLASALKEAWQRIADKAGLGA from the coding sequence ATGCCTGAGGTGCTGGTGATCAGCGGCAAGGGCGGCACGGGCAAGACCTCGCTGACCGGGGCCTTTGCCCAGCTGGCGACAAGCAAGGTGATCTGCGACCTGGACGTGGACGCCCCGGACCTGCATCTGCTGCTCCACCCCGAGGCCCTGGAGGAGCACGAGTTCCGCTCCGGCAACCAGGCAGAGATCGACCCCGAGCGCTGCGTGGCCTGCGGGCTCTGCGCGGAAAAATGCCGCTTCGACGCCATCCGCGAAGTGGACGGGGCTTTCGCGGTGGACCCGTTCAAGTGCGAAGGCTGCAAGCTCTGCGTGGTGCTCTGCCCCGAGCAGGCGGTGGATTTTCCCCAGCGCTACTGCGGTGACTGGCAGATATCGGGCACCCGGCTGGGGCCCATGGTGCACGCCCAGCTCTTTCCCGGCGAGGAGAACTCGGGCCGCCTGGTGGCCCTTCTCCGGGGCCGGGCCCGGGAGCTGGCCGATGAGCAGGGCCTGGAGCTGATCCTAAGCGACGGCCCTCCGGGCATCGGCTGCCCGGTGATCAGCTCCCTGTCGGGCACCGACCTGGCGGTGATCGTGACCGAGCCCACCCCCAGCGGCCGCCACGACCTGGAGCGGGTGGTGGAGCTGTGCACCCACTTCAAGGTGCCCGCCGGGGTGATCGTGAACAAGCATGACCTCAACGCCGAGCAGACCCGGGCCATAAGCGACTATTGTGCGCAGCAGGGCCTGGAGGTGCTGGCCCTTTTGCCCTACGACCCGGCCATGACCGAGGCCATGGTCAAGGGGCTGGTGATAACCGAGTACAGCGACAACGGCCTGGCCTCCGCCCTCAAGGAGGCCTGGCAACGCATTGCGGACAAGGCCGGCCTGGGCGCCTAA
- a CDS encoding Mrp/NBP35 family ATP-binding protein: MNQDIPMAPGPGAPQADPLDERLSHSLAGIKHKLIVMSGKGGVGKSTVAAQLAVGLASRGKAVGLLDVDLHGPSIPRMLGVMGHASVNEAEQLIAPVVVEDGLKVMSVELLIPNKETSIIWRGPMKIGVIKQLMGDVSWGGLDYLIIDAPPGTGDEPLTVAQEVKDARAVMVTTPQEIALADLRKSLDFCVQVEMPMLGLVENMAGLTCPHCGGEIDLLGHGGGQATAERFGIKLLASMPWDPGLRAAADGGRLIQYMAREAGADNAWNGLVERVLDEFGERSQG; this comes from the coding sequence ATGAACCAGGACATCCCCATGGCGCCGGGCCCCGGCGCACCCCAAGCCGACCCCCTGGACGAGCGCCTAAGCCATTCCCTGGCGGGCATCAAACACAAGCTCATCGTCATGAGCGGCAAGGGCGGGGTGGGCAAGTCCACCGTGGCCGCCCAGCTGGCCGTGGGCTTGGCCTCGCGGGGCAAGGCGGTGGGCCTGTTGGACGTGGACCTGCACGGGCCTTCCATCCCCCGCATGTTGGGGGTCATGGGCCACGCCAGCGTTAACGAGGCCGAGCAGCTCATCGCTCCGGTGGTGGTGGAGGACGGGCTCAAGGTGATGAGCGTGGAGTTGCTCATCCCCAACAAGGAGACCTCCATCATCTGGCGCGGCCCCATGAAGATCGGGGTGATCAAGCAGCTCATGGGCGACGTGAGCTGGGGCGGGTTGGACTATCTGATCATCGACGCCCCTCCGGGCACCGGCGACGAGCCGCTCACCGTGGCCCAGGAAGTGAAGGACGCCCGCGCGGTGATGGTGACCACGCCCCAGGAGATCGCCCTGGCCGACCTGCGCAAGTCCCTGGACTTCTGTGTGCAGGTGGAGATGCCCATGCTGGGCCTGGTGGAGAACATGGCCGGGCTCACCTGCCCCCACTGCGGCGGGGAGATCGACCTCCTGGGCCACGGCGGCGGCCAGGCCACGGCGGAGCGCTTCGGCATCAAGCTCCTGGCCAGTATGCCCTGGGATCCGGGGCTCCGGGCGGCGGCGGACGGTGGACGATTGATTCAGTACATGGCCCGCGAGGCCGGGGCGGACAACGCCTGGAACGGTCTGGTGGAGCGCGTGTTGGACGAGTTTGGCGAAAGGAGCCAAGGCTGA
- a CDS encoding ABC transporter ATP-binding protein, with translation MTLEARDLHFGYNGREVLRGLSLSLLHGETVGILGINGAGKSTLLKCLDRILRPSQGVVMVEDQNLAKLGGQAIARLIGYVAQSQEREPLSVFDAVLLGRKPHIQWNATAHDLEVVSGVITQMGLEDLALRPVASLSGGEAQKVVIARALAQEPHLLLLDEPTSNLDLRNQLEVMELLVHAVRRQGLGAAVCLHDINLALRYMDRLVLMVQGKVHALLTPPELTGKHIREVYGIEAVLAEVQGQRVVIPQAAARRAPAAPAPEGPAHHRHA, from the coding sequence ATGACCCTGGAAGCCAGAGACCTGCACTTCGGCTACAACGGCCGCGAGGTGCTCCGGGGCCTTAGTCTTTCGCTCCTGCACGGCGAGACGGTGGGCATCCTGGGCATCAACGGCGCGGGCAAGTCCACCCTGCTCAAGTGCCTGGACCGCATCCTGCGCCCCAGCCAAGGGGTGGTCATGGTGGAGGATCAAAACCTGGCCAAGCTGGGCGGCCAGGCCATTGCCCGGCTCATCGGCTATGTGGCCCAGAGTCAGGAGCGCGAACCGCTCAGCGTGTTCGACGCGGTGCTCCTGGGCCGCAAGCCCCATATCCAATGGAACGCCACGGCCCACGACCTGGAGGTGGTCAGCGGTGTGATCACCCAGATGGGCCTGGAGGATCTGGCGCTCCGGCCCGTGGCCAGCCTGAGCGGCGGCGAGGCCCAGAAGGTGGTCATCGCCCGGGCCCTGGCCCAGGAGCCGCACCTGCTGCTCCTGGACGAGCCCACCAGCAACCTGGACCTGCGCAACCAGTTGGAGGTCATGGAGCTCTTGGTGCACGCGGTGCGCCGCCAAGGCCTGGGCGCGGCGGTGTGCCTGCACGACATCAACCTGGCCCTGCGCTACATGGACCGCCTGGTGCTCATGGTGCAAGGCAAGGTGCACGCCCTGCTCACCCCGCCGGAGCTCACCGGCAAGCACATCCGCGAGGTCTACGGCATCGAGGCGGTGTTGGCCGAGGTGCAGGGCCAGCGGGTGGTGATACCCCAAGCCGCGGCCCGCCGCGCCCCCGCCGCCCCGGCGCCCGAGGGCCCGGCCCATCATCGACACGCTTAG
- a CDS encoding iron-sulfur cluster assembly scaffold protein yields MSQARSHLPSGPLDMRFLRHAEAPGNQARPAGATGEATETGQCGDSVDVVLRVEDERIAEIGVVPHGCLYTVVCASALGKLAQGLEIDQALNLGPEDVEKELGGLPEDHLHCARLVVNTLGEAIADHYRRAGTGAPAAAPGS; encoded by the coding sequence ATGAGCCAGGCCCGTAGCCACCTACCGTCCGGGCCTCTGGACATGCGCTTCTTGCGCCATGCCGAGGCTCCGGGCAACCAGGCCCGCCCCGCCGGGGCCACCGGCGAGGCCACGGAGACCGGCCAGTGCGGCGACTCGGTGGACGTGGTGCTAAGGGTGGAGGACGAGCGCATCGCCGAGATCGGGGTGGTGCCTCACGGCTGCCTCTACACCGTGGTCTGCGCCAGCGCCCTGGGCAAACTGGCCCAGGGCCTGGAGATCGACCAGGCCCTGAACCTGGGGCCCGAGGACGTGGAAAAGGAGTTGGGCGGTCTGCCCGAAGACCATCTGCACTGCGCCCGCCTGGTGGTAAACACCCTGGGTGAGGCTATTGCCGACCATTACCGCCGGGCCGGCACGGGCGCCCCGGCGGCCGCCCCCGGGAGTTGA
- a CDS encoding iron ABC transporter substrate-binding protein, which yields MTRLKSYRLLAAALAACLLLIAAPALAKGKTITDMTGRKVTVPASVERIVCLGPGCLRLIVYLQATDKVVGIEGFEKRFPGGRPYFYAQPQLAKLPTITPGGVAAINNLPDLEGVLGAKPQVVFITYLERAKADRLQGLLNIPVVVLSYGPFASFSKVVLDSMKLAGEVLNKQQRAQAVVDYLLALQKDLAQRGAQGGPAPAAYVGGIGFKGVHGLESTDPNYLPFRWLGAKNLAAGLAKGGHLMVDKERLLKLNPPVIFVDGGGLTLVAADYAKKPGYYQTLRAFQDGQVYVLFPFNWYTTNLGTAFADAYAIGKVLKPKAFADVDLASKADELYAFLNGKPVYAAMAKRYGPLGAKPSFMEKK from the coding sequence ATGACTCGCTTGAAATCCTACCGCCTGCTGGCCGCCGCCCTGGCCGCCTGCCTGCTGCTCATCGCCGCGCCCGCCCTGGCCAAGGGCAAGACCATAACCGACATGACCGGCCGCAAGGTGACGGTGCCCGCCTCGGTGGAGCGCATCGTGTGCCTGGGGCCGGGCTGTCTGCGCCTGATCGTGTATCTGCAAGCCACGGACAAGGTGGTGGGCATCGAGGGCTTCGAGAAGCGCTTCCCCGGCGGGCGGCCCTATTTCTACGCCCAACCGCAGCTGGCCAAGCTGCCCACCATCACCCCGGGCGGGGTCGCGGCCATCAACAACCTGCCCGACCTGGAGGGGGTGCTGGGGGCCAAGCCCCAGGTGGTGTTCATCACCTACCTGGAAAGGGCCAAGGCCGATCGTCTGCAAGGCCTGCTGAACATTCCGGTGGTGGTGCTCTCCTACGGCCCCTTCGCCTCTTTCAGCAAGGTGGTGCTGGACTCCATGAAGCTGGCCGGCGAGGTGCTAAATAAACAGCAGCGGGCCCAAGCGGTGGTGGACTATCTGCTGGCCCTGCAAAAGGACCTGGCCCAACGCGGCGCCCAGGGCGGGCCCGCCCCGGCGGCCTACGTGGGCGGCATTGGCTTCAAGGGGGTGCACGGCCTGGAGAGCACGGACCCCAACTATCTGCCCTTCCGCTGGTTGGGGGCCAAGAACCTGGCCGCAGGGTTGGCCAAGGGCGGCCACCTGATGGTGGACAAGGAAAGGCTCTTGAAGCTCAACCCGCCGGTGATCTTCGTGGACGGCGGCGGCCTCACCCTGGTGGCGGCGGATTACGCCAAGAAGCCCGGCTATTACCAGACCCTGCGCGCCTTCCAGGACGGCCAGGTGTACGTGCTCTTCCCCTTCAACTGGTACACCACCAACCTGGGCACCGCCTTTGCCGATGCCTACGCCATCGGCAAGGTGCTCAAGCCGAAGGCCTTCGCGGACGTGGACCTGGCCTCCAAGGCAGACGAGCTCTATGCCTTCCTGAACGGCAAGCCGGTGTACGCGGCCATGGCCAAGCGTTACGGTCCCTTGGGGGCCAAACCGTCCTTCATGGAAAAGAAGTAG
- a CDS encoding dinitrogenase iron-molybdenum cofactor biosynthesis protein has protein sequence MNALIAFPSNAPGGMESFLGAHFGHCDLYTLVEVKDGEVAGHKIVPNVPHQQGGCMAPVHYLASQGVKVLVAGGMGMRPLMGFNQVGIEVYQGGQGTVGDAVQALLQGKLPRFTQEQTCGGGGGH, from the coding sequence ATGAACGCTCTAATTGCCTTCCCCTCCAACGCCCCCGGCGGCATGGAGTCCTTCCTGGGCGCCCACTTCGGCCATTGCGACCTTTACACCCTGGTGGAGGTGAAGGACGGCGAGGTGGCGGGCCACAAGATCGTGCCCAACGTGCCCCACCAGCAGGGCGGCTGCATGGCCCCGGTGCACTATCTGGCCTCTCAGGGTGTGAAAGTCCTGGTGGCCGGCGGCATGGGCATGCGCCCCCTGATGGGCTTCAACCAGGTGGGCATCGAGGTCTACCAGGGCGGCCAGGGCACGGTGGGCGACGCGGTGCAGGCCCTGTTGCAGGGCAAGCTGCCCCGCTTCACCCAGGAGCAGACCTGCGGTGGAGGCGGCGGTCACTAA
- a CDS encoding NifB/NifX family molybdenum-iron cluster-binding protein — protein MAKIAISSQGKNLESQVDPRFGRAAYFLVVDDNDDAFVVLDNSTSRDMSSGAGIQAAEAVARSGAKVVVSGLVGPKAMQALQAVGITVVQGAEGSVEEALLAYRQGTLKPDDRPMGGGR, from the coding sequence ATGGCCAAGATAGCGATTAGTAGTCAGGGCAAGAATCTGGAAAGCCAAGTGGACCCCCGTTTCGGGCGGGCCGCCTACTTCCTGGTGGTGGACGACAACGACGACGCCTTCGTGGTGCTGGACAACAGCACCTCGCGCGACATGTCCAGCGGGGCGGGCATCCAGGCCGCCGAGGCGGTGGCCCGCTCCGGGGCCAAGGTGGTGGTCAGCGGGCTGGTGGGCCCCAAGGCCATGCAAGCCTTGCAGGCGGTGGGCATCACCGTGGTGCAGGGCGCCGAGGGTAGCGTGGAGGAGGCCCTGTTGGCCTATCGCCAGGGCACCCTCAAGCCCGACGACCGGCCCATGGGCGGCGGGCGATGA
- a CDS encoding zinc ribbon domain-containing protein, with protein MPLYDVSCADCGFSGETLVMDTSQPLSCPSCGSSRVDKLMSAPSSLSGGRAEHLPGQGDTACCGSTPGHAGCAGPGSCCGKA; from the coding sequence ATGCCTTTATACGATGTAAGCTGCGCGGACTGCGGATTCAGCGGCGAAACCCTGGTGATGGACACCAGCCAACCCCTGAGTTGCCCCTCCTGCGGGAGCTCCCGGGTGGACAAGCTGATGTCCGCCCCCAGCTCCTTGTCCGGCGGGCGCGCCGAGCACCTGCCCGGCCAAGGCGACACCGCCTGCTGCGGCTCCACCCCGGGCCACGCCGGCTGCGCTGGCCCGGGGTCTTGCTGCGGCAAGGCATGA
- a CDS encoding ATP-binding protein, with amino-acid sequence MIVAVASGKGGTGKTTVSASLCSVWDTPVTAVDLDVEEPNLHLFLCPEISGSAKATLEVPRLDEGLCDACGKCSDVCQFKAISLFGDVLLAFPEMCHGCGACLEVCPQGALSPDHRELGEVLWGSSGDMGFVMGRLRVGEAMSPPLMRAVKKRLAELNSQRPGDVIIDCPPGVSCPAVNAVMDSDVILLVSEPTPFGLYDFTLAWEAFGPLNKPMGAVINRAGLGDGKLAAFCREKGIPILAELPFSREVAESYSQGQIVAQATPELNQAFRELAANTRELYLASQSKEAAHA; translated from the coding sequence ATGATCGTAGCCGTGGCCAGCGGCAAGGGGGGCACCGGCAAGACCACGGTCTCGGCCTCCCTGTGCTCGGTGTGGGACACGCCGGTGACCGCGGTGGACCTGGACGTGGAGGAGCCCAACCTGCACCTGTTTCTGTGCCCGGAGATTTCCGGTTCGGCCAAGGCGACCCTGGAGGTGCCGCGCCTGGACGAGGGACTCTGCGACGCCTGCGGCAAGTGCTCGGACGTGTGCCAGTTCAAGGCCATCAGCCTTTTCGGCGATGTGCTCCTGGCCTTTCCCGAGATGTGCCACGGTTGCGGGGCCTGTCTTGAGGTGTGCCCCCAGGGCGCCTTGAGTCCGGACCATCGCGAGCTGGGCGAGGTGCTTTGGGGCTCCTCCGGGGATATGGGCTTTGTCATGGGCCGCCTGCGGGTGGGGGAAGCCATGAGCCCTCCCCTGATGCGCGCGGTGAAAAAGCGCCTGGCCGAGCTGAACTCCCAGCGCCCCGGCGACGTGATCATCGACTGCCCGCCGGGAGTGAGCTGCCCGGCGGTGAACGCGGTGATGGACTCCGACGTGATCCTGTTGGTCAGCGAGCCCACCCCCTTCGGGCTCTACGACTTCACCCTGGCCTGGGAGGCCTTCGGGCCCCTGAACAAGCCCATGGGCGCGGTGATCAACCGGGCCGGGCTGGGCGACGGCAAACTGGCCGCCTTCTGCCGGGAAAAGGGCATCCCCATCCTGGCCGAGCTGCCTTTCAGCCGGGAGGTGGCCGAGAGTTATTCCCAAGGGCAGATCGTGGCCCAGGCCACCCCCGAGCTCAACCAGGCCTTCCGGGAGCTGGCCGCCAACACCCGTGAGCTGTATCTGGCCTCGCAAAGCAAGGAGGCGGCCCATGCCTGA
- a CDS encoding iron ABC transporter permease yields the protein MKSHPASLPPTAAAGLTQRYGAGLRRRYLLLAALAAVTLLLGLQAVAVGSYDLSPFKVLMILLGRGEGASDVVVWNIRLPRITAALVTGWGLGLSGLMTQSLLRNPLASPFTLGMSHGAMFGAAFAIVFMGAGEVTTAGLYTADTGMFMFSSLYAVTLMAFAGAMLATGVILLLARMRQMSASSVILAGVAMSSLFMSGTILVQYFATETEIATVVFWTFGDVARSNWQEIGLLGVATLLVSAYFLRRRWDLNALLAGEETASGLGVNVTSLRLVGMLLASLLVALATAFHGIIAFLGLLAPHISRRLVGGDHRLLVPCSGLVGALLLIAADTIGRLLVGSGSLPVGVLTSFMGAPLFLYLLLKGDRR from the coding sequence ATGAAGAGCCACCCCGCCAGCCTGCCCCCCACCGCCGCCGCGGGCCTCACCCAGCGCTACGGCGCGGGCCTTCGGCGGCGCTACCTGCTCCTGGCGGCCCTAGCCGCGGTCACGCTGCTGTTGGGCCTGCAAGCGGTGGCCGTGGGCTCCTACGATCTCTCGCCCTTCAAGGTGCTGATGATCCTCCTGGGCCGGGGGGAGGGCGCTTCCGACGTGGTGGTGTGGAACATCCGCCTGCCGCGCATCACCGCCGCCCTGGTCACCGGCTGGGGCCTGGGGCTCTCGGGCCTGATGACCCAGAGCCTGCTGCGCAACCCATTGGCCTCGCCCTTCACCCTGGGCATGAGCCACGGGGCCATGTTCGGCGCGGCATTCGCCATCGTGTTCATGGGCGCGGGCGAGGTGACCACCGCCGGGCTCTACACCGCGGACACCGGCATGTTCATGTTCTCCAGCCTCTACGCGGTCACCCTCATGGCCTTTGCCGGGGCCATGCTGGCCACCGGGGTCATCCTGCTCCTGGCCCGTATGCGCCAGATGAGCGCCTCGTCGGTCATCCTGGCCGGGGTGGCCATGTCCTCGCTGTTCATGTCCGGCACCATCCTGGTGCAATACTTCGCCACCGAGACCGAGATCGCCACGGTGGTGTTCTGGACCTTCGGCGACGTGGCCCGCTCCAACTGGCAGGAGATCGGCCTGCTGGGGGTGGCCACCCTGCTGGTCAGCGCCTATTTCCTGCGCCGCCGCTGGGACCTGAACGCCCTGTTGGCCGGGGAGGAGACCGCCTCGGGCCTGGGGGTGAACGTCACCAGCCTAAGGCTGGTGGGCATGCTCCTGGCCTCGCTACTGGTGGCCCTGGCCACCGCCTTCCACGGCATCATCGCCTTTTTGGGCCTGTTGGCCCCGCACATCAGCCGCCGCCTGGTGGGCGGGGACCACCGCCTTCTGGTGCCCTGCTCGGGCCTGGTGGGGGCCCTGCTGCTCATCGCGGCCGACACCATCGGGCGCTTGCTGGTGGGCTCGGGCAGCCTGCCGGTGGGGGTGCTCACCTCCTTCATGGGCGCGCCCCTATTCCTCTATCTCTTGCTGAAAGGGGACCGGCGATGA